The genomic DNA CACAAGCAGCGGCTACATGTCCGCGCACATGACATCGTTCAATGTCTCCAACCTTCCCGACGACGGAGCAAACATGGTCTGGCCCCCTCGAAATACCACAGATCTTGACGACGCGTGGGCCGTTGTCGCCAAAACTACGCTTGCATATGCTGGCACCTTGTCGATTAATCCAGAGGATCCGTCCACCGAAGAGTCCGGAGCTGTCCTGCATGGCCCGCTTCATGTCACAAACATGCCCGCATGGGTCGGTGCGACTCAAACGGAATTAAAGGGTGGTGAAGCACAAAGGCCAAAACGGGTGCACATTCTTGAGACTCAGCGCACCTGTGAACGCAGACGCTACGGTTGAGGATACGCTTTGGTGGAGAAAACTAGactgatggtgttggggctTAACGTGACTGCTTATTCGCCATTGAAACAGTACTCCAGGACAAGATGTACCTAGCTTTTGATCATTCTTCAAAGGTAATAATTGATGCTGTTGTTTGAGTGGCAGACAAACTAACGCAAGCAATTCAAGCATCTGTTCTCCGCCAGCTGCTTTTCTGCATGTAATCTCTTCCACCGCCGTGTACCTCTCTCGCCTTGTGGTCAATCTGGCTACCCCCTCCAGATGACTGGCTTTGGCCATGCTGGTTAGGGCCTCTCCCATCTCGAGCTATGGAGAGACGAACGACCACTCCATTCATTGCCGTGCCGCTCAGCTCCTTGACAGCACGGTCAACTTCCTCGCGGGAGCCAAGGTCAACATAACAGTGATGGTGGTTCCCAGGCGTAGATCGGAGCGAGTATGGAACCACGCACTTGTCGATGGCGACGCTAAAACGTGCGGTCAATCCATCTGGACATGTTTGAAGATGACATGCTTGGGAGCATGGACTTACACGTCGAAGCCCGAAAAAAAGCTGCGAATCTCAGGGTCGTTGTGTTCCTGGTCAATCATTTTGTCGAGGCCATCGATGCGGATGCGGGTGCTGTCCTTGTTGGAGTAACTTTGCAGACGATTCAGGGCAGCATACGGCCCTTGCTGGTCTTCTGTTTGCTCTCTTGGGGAATTCCAACCCCGAAATCCCGCGCCATCCTTCCGTTCTGAGGCGCCGTCGGCACCTTTCCAATCACCCCATCTCTGGAACACAGGTCGAAATTCAGCGGAGCTCTGGTCTCCACGCGATGATCTCCCATGTCCCTTGGGTACACAGGGGCCCAGCTTGACGACCCTCCCGAGGATTGATTGGCCCGCAAGCGCCTCCAAAGCGTAGGCAGCCTCTTGGTGTGATGGAAAGTCGACGAAACAGTACCCTCGGTTTCGACCACTGATAGGATCGATCGAAATATGGATTTTCTGAaagctgttgaggttggccCCGACGAGCAATTCCTCCACATCTGCCGGTTTGGCAAAATAGTCCAAACTACCAACATAAATCCGATTGAAGTCAGTGGGGACGGCAGTGTTCAGCTCTTAATCATCGTGACGCCTCACCATCTTTAAGTTAATGGCTATTGTCGAGTACTGTCTATGcgcaagagcaagaagattTTACTGCTGGAGGTGGCGCGAAAGCCCTCCCACAATTTTAGGTTAAACCGCACGTCAGAGTGGGTCAACAATGCATTGGCGGGCAAGCTTGAATGAGGTACCAACCCTACCTTAGTACCTTAGGGAAGAACGTCCAAGAGAGACAGACAGTCAAAGTGAACCAATGCGAGACAAGGCCTTGATGTTTGTTCTGAGTATAAAGTTCAATCACATGTCACAGCAGATCACTGTCACACTGACAGCGCCGAACACAGCTTCTCATCACATGGGAAGCTCTGCGCCTTCTCTGTAGTTGGGCATACTGTTGTGTGTCCACGTTGCTGCCAGCTTTTTGTAAAGGTAGAGGCTGTATTCGAATCATATAGGTACTCATACTAGATGCCTAGACCGTCAAACTGGTCTCCTCATCAATAACAATGCCAAACTGTTTCACCGCAGTTGAGTAACTCTCACGAACCGCTTCGCTGGCATAGATCCTCATCTCCTTTTCGTAACGCTCTGTGACCCCTGCCTTGTATCCGCCAGCTTCACGCAAGAGACGACCAATTAGTGCAGAGTCTCTTACAACAGTGTTGGCACCGATGCCACCAGCTGGAGTCATGGAATGAACAGAGTCACCAATGACGGTGACGCGTGGTTGGTTTGGCCAGTCAGGAACACCTGAGGGTGTTGAACAGGTGATCTTCCAAAATGCGGTCTCAGACTCGTTCATGTCTTCGAATAGCGGTCTAAAGCGAGGGTGCCACTTCTGTGTCAGAGATTTGGCGATGTCTGCTGCCGTCCTGCCCACGATGGTGTAGTCATCATTTGGAGCCCGAATTACGCCGGGGTGACCACCCATAGTCCAGCCGAAAGAGACGCTTGGATCATCCATCTCTTCA from Podospora pseudoanserina strain CBS 124.78 chromosome 2, whole genome shotgun sequence includes the following:
- a CDS encoding hypothetical protein (EggNog:ENOG503P5FQ; COG:A), translating into MVRQLNTAVPTDFNRIYVGSLDYFAKPADVEELLVGANLNSFQKIHISIDPISGRNRGYCFVDFPSHQEAAYALEALAGQSILGRVVKLGPCVPKGHGRSSRGDQSSAEFRPVFQRWGDWKGADGASERKDGAGFRGWNSPREQTEDQQGPYAALNRLQSYSNKDSTRIRIDGLDKMIDQEHNDPEIRSFFSGFDVVAIDKCVVPYSLRSTPGNHHHCYVDLGSREEVDRAVKELSGTAMNGVVVRLSIARDGRGPNQHGQSQSSGGGSQIDHKAREVHGGGRDYMQKSSWRRTDA
- a CDS encoding hypothetical protein (COG:O; EggNog:ENOG503PQHR), producing MKPQAILSALAGSYELLNITRNRANDSVEIPTARSPYAFTGLLIYTSSGYMSAHMTSFNVSNLPDDGANMVWPPRNTTDLDDAWAVVAKTTLAYAGTLSINPEDPSTEESGAVLHGPLHVTNMPAWVGATQTELKGGEAQRPKRVHILETQRTCERRRYG
- a CDS encoding hypothetical protein (COG:C; COG:H; EggNog:ENOG503Q4VP) — translated: MRKIFAQGCEDNIEWGKHVMGYEVTEDGVQAIFADGTRSVEGPLLVGGEGIYSKVSKQLSEGKLKVYDTGARGTHGQTPSASFKGLGEGVFRLLDDTRPEGSVFVITNVRPEEMDDPSVSFGWTMGGHPGVIRAPNDDYTIVGRTAADIAKSLTQKWHPRFRPLFEDMNESETAFWKITCSTPSGVPDWPNQPRVTVIGDSVHSMTPAGGIGANTVVRDSALIGRLLREAGGYKAGVTERYEKEMRIYASEAVRESYSTAVKQFGIVIDEETSLTV